In Verrucomicrobiia bacterium, a single window of DNA contains:
- a CDS encoding TMEM14 family protein has protein sequence MKPEVILWIYLVVLVAGGVYGYVKARSMVSLVTSLVSGALLAAAALGLLGWAHAGDLILAILVVVFAIRYQKTRKFMPAGMLTLLTIAALVLRVMMFMG, from the coding sequence ATGAAACCCGAAGTCATCCTCTGGATCTACCTGGTCGTCCTTGTTGCCGGGGGCGTGTACGGATATGTGAAGGCCAGGAGCATGGTGTCGCTGGTCACCTCGCTGGTGTCAGGGGCACTGCTGGCCGCGGCGGCGTTGGGCTTGCTGGGCTGGGCGCACGCGGGCGATCTGATTCTGGCGATCCTGGTGGTGGTTTTCGCGATCCGTTACCAGAAGACCCGCAAGTTCATGCCGGCGGGGATGCTGACCCTGCTGACCATCGCCGCGCTGGTCCTGAGGGTCATGATGTTCATGGGTTAG
- a CDS encoding MFS transporter: protein MSNPTAQPPPGPGIVPASRRSAVYLAVLVIGYIGVYLCRKNFSVAIPMLGEAFNASKEQIGQIASLSTIAYVIGKFGFGVVIDRWGGRVCFLASLLFVALFGAAGGLAPSLGMLTLFYSLNRLAGSAGWGAMVKLVPDWFPPRWHAFAMAVLSLGFVFGGVCATLLAGWIAGVSGNDWRWVMGGPSIVLFAILVACWLALPRPRARTDPATPTREDGPGFQWSQVTELFRIRRFWVVCALSFTLTLLRETFNTWTVDFFRTEGGPEVSNRIAAFLSTPFDACGAVGILLLGWVFGRTTWGQRKALLFVILTLLAVLLWALPALAREGLVAATVAVGLVGFLTYGPYSLLAGVLALEIRGRGYVATVAGLVDGAGYLAAVMAGAQFGRLLDIGGYSLAFPCLAVLAQISAFLCLLLDPRRSGRPNP, encoded by the coding sequence ATGTCCAACCCAACCGCCCAGCCTCCCCCCGGCCCGGGAATCGTCCCGGCCTCCCGCCGCAGCGCCGTCTATCTCGCCGTACTGGTCATCGGGTACATCGGGGTGTACCTGTGCCGGAAGAACTTCTCCGTGGCCATCCCCATGCTCGGGGAGGCCTTCAACGCTTCCAAGGAGCAGATCGGTCAGATCGCCAGCCTCAGCACCATCGCCTATGTCATCGGTAAATTCGGCTTCGGCGTGGTCATCGACCGCTGGGGCGGCCGGGTCTGTTTTCTCGCCAGCCTGCTCTTCGTCGCCCTCTTTGGTGCGGCCGGCGGCCTCGCCCCGTCGCTCGGCATGCTGACCCTTTTCTACAGCCTCAACCGGCTGGCCGGTTCGGCGGGCTGGGGGGCCATGGTGAAGCTGGTTCCCGACTGGTTCCCGCCCCGCTGGCACGCCTTCGCCATGGCCGTGCTGTCCCTCGGCTTCGTCTTCGGGGGCGTCTGCGCCACCCTGCTCGCCGGCTGGATCGCCGGCGTCTCCGGCAACGACTGGCGCTGGGTGATGGGCGGGCCCTCGATCGTCCTCTTCGCCATCCTCGTCGCCTGCTGGCTCGCCCTCCCCCGTCCCCGTGCCAGGACCGATCCCGCCACCCCCACCCGCGAGGACGGACCCGGCTTCCAATGGAGTCAGGTGACCGAACTCTTCCGCATCCGGCGCTTCTGGGTGGTCTGCGCCCTCAGCTTCACGCTCACCCTGCTGCGCGAGACGTTCAACACCTGGACCGTGGACTTCTTCCGGACCGAAGGGGGGCCCGAAGTCTCGAATCGGATCGCGGCCTTTCTCTCGACCCCGTTCGATGCCTGCGGGGCGGTCGGCATCCTCCTCCTCGGCTGGGTCTTCGGGCGCACCACCTGGGGGCAGCGGAAGGCCCTGCTGTTCGTCATCCTCACCCTGCTGGCCGTCCTGCTCTGGGCCCTTCCCGCCCTGGCCCGCGAGGGGCTTGTCGCCGCCACCGTGGCCGTCGGCCTGGTCGGTTTCCTGACCTACGGACCCTACAGCCTGCTCGCCGGAGTTCTCGCCCTGGAAATCCGCGGCCGTGGCTACGTTGCCACCGTGGCCGGGCTCGTGGATGGCGCGGGGTATCTTGCCGCAGTCATGGCCGGCGCCCAGTTCGGGCGGTTGCTGGACATCGGCGGCTATTCCCTCGCCTTCCCCTGCCTCGCCGTCCTCGCCCAGATCTCCGCCTTCCTCTGCCTCCTCCTCGATCCGCGGCGGTCCGGGCGCCCTAACCCATGA
- the katG gene encoding catalase/peroxidase HPI, which produces MGQQAPPTRHTVAGASSNSDWWPNQLNLKPLHQNSLKGNPMGGGFNYAEEFSKLDYDALKKDLRELMTSSQDWWPADYGHYGPLFIRMAWHSAGTYRVSDGRGGAGYGTQRFAPLNSWPDNANLDRARRLLWPIKQKYGSRISWADLMVLTGNVALESMGFKTLGFAGGREDVWEPQEDIYWGPESEWLGDMRYKGDRQLEKPLAAVQMGLIYVNPEGPNGNPDPLAAARDIRETFARMAMNDEETVALIAGGHTFGKAHGAASADNIGPEPEAAPIEEQGFGWRNRHGRGNAQDTITSGLEGAWTSAPNRWSHMFLANLFAYTWELTRSPAGAHQWIPADGAGQGTVPDAHDKSKSHAPIMFTTDLALRMDPAYEKIARRFLENPREFEIAFARAWFKLTHRDMGPIARYLGPEVPRESQLWQDPVPPVDHERISQQDIARLKTRILNSGLSIPQLVSTAWASASTFRGSDKRGGANGARIRLAPQKDWEVNQPDQLATVLAALESIQKEFNNAQSRRKVSLADLIVLGGCAAVEAAAKKAGHDIQVPFTPGRTDATQDMTDAESFAVLEPKQDGFRNYLGRELDRPGPETLVDRAQLLTLTAPEMTVLIGGMRVLGTTVAHPDLGVLTRNRGALSNDFFVHLLSMDTEWKVSPQCEHFYEGRDRRTGELKWTATSVDLVFGSNSQLRAIAEVYASDDGRAKFVADFVAAWTKVMNLDRFDLKRG; this is translated from the coding sequence ATGGGCCAGCAGGCACCCCCGACCCGGCACACCGTGGCCGGGGCCAGCTCCAACAGCGACTGGTGGCCGAACCAGTTGAACCTCAAACCCCTCCATCAGAACTCCCTCAAGGGCAATCCGATGGGCGGCGGCTTCAACTACGCCGAGGAGTTCAGCAAGCTCGATTACGACGCCTTGAAGAAGGACCTCAGGGAGCTGATGACATCCTCCCAGGACTGGTGGCCGGCTGATTACGGTCACTACGGTCCGCTCTTCATCCGCATGGCCTGGCACAGCGCGGGAACCTATCGCGTCAGTGACGGCCGCGGCGGCGCGGGCTACGGCACGCAGCGGTTCGCCCCGCTCAACAGCTGGCCCGACAACGCCAACCTCGACCGGGCGCGCCGCCTGCTTTGGCCCATCAAGCAGAAGTACGGAAGCCGGATCTCCTGGGCCGACCTGATGGTGCTTACCGGCAACGTCGCCCTCGAGTCCATGGGCTTCAAAACCCTCGGGTTCGCCGGCGGACGCGAGGACGTCTGGGAACCCCAGGAGGACATCTACTGGGGACCGGAAAGCGAGTGGCTCGGCGACATGCGCTACAAGGGCGACCGTCAGTTGGAGAAGCCCCTCGCCGCCGTCCAGATGGGCCTGATTTACGTCAATCCCGAGGGTCCGAACGGCAATCCCGACCCGCTGGCCGCCGCCCGGGACATCCGCGAGACCTTCGCCCGCATGGCCATGAACGACGAGGAGACGGTCGCCCTCATCGCCGGCGGTCACACCTTCGGCAAGGCCCACGGGGCTGCCAGCGCCGACAACATCGGACCCGAACCCGAGGCCGCCCCGATCGAGGAACAGGGATTCGGCTGGAGGAACCGGCATGGCCGGGGCAACGCCCAGGACACCATCACCAGCGGCCTCGAAGGCGCCTGGACCAGCGCCCCCAACCGGTGGTCGCACATGTTCCTCGCCAATCTCTTCGCCTACACCTGGGAACTCACCCGCAGCCCCGCCGGCGCCCACCAGTGGATTCCCGCCGATGGCGCCGGTCAGGGAACCGTGCCGGATGCCCATGACAAATCGAAGAGCCACGCGCCGATCATGTTTACGACGGACCTCGCCCTGAGGATGGATCCCGCCTACGAAAAGATCGCCCGGCGGTTCCTCGAGAACCCGCGGGAATTCGAAATCGCCTTCGCCAGGGCCTGGTTCAAGCTCACCCACCGCGACATGGGTCCCATTGCCCGGTATCTGGGGCCCGAGGTGCCCCGGGAATCGCAGCTCTGGCAGGATCCGGTTCCCCCGGTGGATCATGAACGGATCAGCCAGCAGGACATCGCCCGGCTCAAGACGCGCATCCTCAACTCCGGCCTGTCGATTCCGCAGCTCGTGTCCACCGCCTGGGCCTCCGCCTCCACCTTCCGTGGCAGCGACAAGCGCGGCGGCGCCAACGGTGCCCGCATCCGGCTGGCCCCGCAGAAGGATTGGGAGGTGAACCAGCCCGATCAGCTCGCCACCGTGCTGGCCGCCCTGGAGTCCATCCAGAAGGAGTTCAACAACGCCCAGTCCCGCAGGAAGGTCTCCCTCGCCGACCTCATCGTCCTCGGAGGCTGCGCCGCCGTGGAAGCCGCCGCCAAAAAGGCCGGTCACGACATCCAGGTCCCCTTCACCCCCGGCCGCACCGATGCCACCCAGGACATGACCGATGCCGAATCGTTCGCCGTGCTCGAGCCGAAACAGGACGGCTTCCGCAATTACCTCGGCCGGGAACTCGACCGGCCCGGTCCCGAAACGCTCGTGGACCGCGCCCAGTTGCTCACCCTCACCGCACCCGAAATGACCGTCCTGATCGGCGGCATGCGCGTCCTCGGAACCACCGTCGCCCATCCCGATCTCGGTGTGCTCACCCGGAATCGCGGCGCCCTCAGCAACGACTTCTTCGTGCACCTCCTCAGCATGGACACCGAGTGGAAGGTCTCGCCGCAGTGCGAGCATTTCTACGAGGGACGGGATCGCAGGACCGGCGAGTTGAAGTGGACCGCCACCTCGGTGGATCTGGTGTTCGGAT
- a CDS encoding LysR family transcriptional regulator: protein MLAIHGPHSQAEVVRNDLSLHLLEQFVALARTRNFTRAAEELHLSQPALSRAIQKMEEQLGQPLFERKPREVVLTELGERLLDRAREILQFMEDTFAELSEAGHRARIRLGAIPTIAPYFLPRLLRSFAGKHPDVLTVVQEDTTDNLVKRCVRGEIDMAILALPVAAGGLEVEPVFEEELLLVLPAGHPLSATKTVAIGALEGLPFVTLNEVHCLSENIASFCRRESVQPVTVERTSQLATIQELVALGHGVSIVPEMARGLDASDQRVYRSFRGEKPNRTVAMVWNGQRFQSQAVKALMEHLRERPSRSAARATVPGRG from the coding sequence ATGCTTGCGATACACGGACCGCATAGCCAGGCTGAGGTCGTGAGGAACGACCTGAGTCTTCATCTGCTCGAGCAGTTCGTGGCCCTGGCGCGGACGAGGAACTTCACGCGTGCGGCGGAGGAGCTGCATCTCTCCCAGCCGGCGTTGAGCCGTGCCATTCAGAAGATGGAGGAGCAACTGGGTCAGCCGTTGTTTGAGCGGAAGCCGAGGGAAGTGGTGCTCACGGAACTGGGGGAAAGGCTGCTGGATCGCGCGAGGGAGATCCTGCAGTTCATGGAGGACACCTTCGCCGAGCTGTCGGAGGCGGGCCACCGGGCCCGGATCCGGCTTGGGGCGATTCCGACCATCGCTCCCTATTTCCTGCCGCGGCTGTTGAGGAGCTTTGCCGGGAAGCACCCGGACGTCCTGACGGTGGTCCAGGAGGACACGACGGACAACCTGGTCAAGCGGTGCGTTCGTGGCGAAATCGACATGGCCATCCTGGCGTTGCCTGTGGCGGCCGGGGGATTGGAGGTCGAGCCGGTGTTTGAGGAAGAACTGCTCCTGGTCCTGCCGGCCGGGCATCCGTTGTCCGCGACGAAGACCGTGGCGATTGGTGCGTTGGAGGGCCTCCCCTTCGTGACCCTCAACGAGGTGCATTGCCTGTCGGAGAACATCGCGTCCTTTTGCCGGAGGGAGTCCGTGCAGCCCGTGACCGTGGAGCGCACGAGCCAGCTGGCCACGATCCAGGAACTGGTCGCCCTGGGCCACGGAGTCTCGATCGTCCCGGAAATGGCGCGGGGCCTCGATGCGAGTGACCAGCGCGTGTATCGATCGTTCCGGGGTGAGAAGCCGAACCGGACGGTGGCGATGGTCTGGAATGGGCAGCGATTCCAGAGCCAGGCGGTGAAGGCGCTGATGGAGCATCTGCGGGAGCGGCCGTCCCGTTCCGCCGCACGGGCGACCGTCCCCGGGCGGGGTTGA
- a CDS encoding Gfo/Idh/MocA family oxidoreductase, with amino-acid sequence MEWRIAPELPGRTDWRIGMVGAGFIASECHLVAYGKAGLRPVALAARDATRAAEVAQRHGIPRICSSVAELLEDGGIEVLDLAVPPAAQVPLILEACRRRTVRGILAQKPLGVDYAQAVEAVRACEEAGIVLGVNQNMRYDPSVRAAATLIRNGHLGEPILASIDMRAIPHWMPWQKDLGWVTLRIMSIHHLDCFRYWFGDPERIYCSVRTDPRTSFPHTDGIATYILEYASGLRCIGIDDTWTGPAREGCPADLRIEWRVEGTEGLAIGDIGWCRDPYTTPSRMRWAVRGDAAFNEPKWKTSWFPDAFLGTMAQLLVALERGEEPEIGGRDNLRTMALVEAAYRSAREHRAISLSEIGSVPGGD; translated from the coding sequence ATGGAATGGCGGATTGCACCGGAATTGCCGGGGCGGACGGATTGGAGGATCGGGATGGTGGGGGCGGGTTTCATCGCCTCGGAATGCCATCTTGTGGCGTACGGGAAGGCGGGACTGCGTCCGGTGGCGCTGGCCGCCCGCGACGCCACGAGAGCCGCGGAGGTGGCCCAAAGGCACGGGATACCGCGGATCTGTTCGTCGGTGGCGGAACTGCTGGAGGATGGAGGGATCGAAGTGCTCGACCTGGCGGTGCCCCCCGCGGCGCAGGTGCCGTTGATCCTGGAGGCGTGCCGTCGCCGGACGGTACGAGGGATCCTGGCGCAGAAACCGCTCGGGGTGGATTACGCGCAGGCGGTGGAAGCGGTCCGGGCCTGCGAGGAGGCGGGCATCGTTCTGGGGGTGAATCAGAACATGCGCTACGACCCGAGCGTCCGGGCGGCGGCGACGTTGATCCGAAACGGGCATCTCGGTGAGCCAATCCTGGCCAGCATCGACATGCGGGCGATTCCCCACTGGATGCCGTGGCAGAAGGATCTGGGCTGGGTGACGCTGCGGATCATGTCGATCCATCACCTCGACTGTTTCCGGTACTGGTTCGGGGATCCGGAACGGATCTACTGCAGTGTGCGGACGGATCCCCGGACGTCGTTTCCGCACACGGACGGCATCGCGACCTACATCCTCGAGTATGCGTCCGGGCTTCGCTGCATCGGCATTGACGACACCTGGACCGGGCCGGCCCGGGAGGGGTGCCCGGCGGACCTGCGGATCGAATGGCGGGTGGAAGGGACGGAAGGGCTGGCGATCGGGGACATCGGGTGGTGCCGGGATCCGTACACGACGCCAAGCCGGATGCGCTGGGCGGTCCGCGGGGATGCTGCCTTCAACGAGCCGAAGTGGAAGACATCGTGGTTCCCGGACGCCTTTCTTGGCACCATGGCTCAACTGCTGGTGGCGTTGGAGCGCGGGGAGGAACCGGAGATTGGAGGCCGCGACAATCTTCGGACGATGGCGTTGGTGGAGGCGGCGTACCGGAGTGCCCGGGAGCACCGGGCGATCTCCTTGTCGGAGATCGGGTCCGTTCCGGGCGGGGATTGA